GATCTCTGCTTGACCATTGTGTATGTGATTGTAAGTTACTCAGCTGTCTGTGGTGAGCAAACATTTCTATAAAATGGGTTTGTTAGTTCCTGAGGGCTGCTgtttaaaacatgtttatttgctcacagttctgaaaTCCAGGTGTGTGTAAGGCCACGCTCTctccaaaggctctaggggaggatccttcctgcctcttctggcttctggtggccccaggcgtttcttggcttgtggctttgtcactccaatctctgcttccatcttcacaggACTCTTCATGTGGCCTTCTGCTTTGTGTCCCTGTGTCTGTGTTTCTcaagtctctctctcctttctcttgtaTGGACACCAGACGTTGGATTTAGAACCCACCCTAACCTAGGAAGATCTCATTTCCaaatccttaattacatctgcaaagaccctatttccagataaggtcacattcacaggtaccaggggctAGGAGTTGGATATATCTATCTGGGGGGCTCCGTTCAACCCACTACATGGAGTAATGATAGATTCCTCATGAGATTGTTTTTGGACATTAGCGAGACTCAATAAAAATAGCTtgtattcctttgtgtgtgtgtgtgtgtgtgtgtgtgtatacaattataaaatatctataaagaTCAAAGTAGGCCCTAATAGAGGAGAAACCACTGTGGCAGAGCCCCTGTTATGGGGTCTCCCCCATGACATTAAGGTGTCTTTTCGTTGCCTAAGGGTTGGGGAGgctggatggaggatggaggactTCAAGATCAGTCTAGTAATCAGATTCTTCCAGAGGCAGCTTCTTGCAAGGTGCAGGGGTGGAGGTCGCTGCTTGCAACTCTGAAGTCAGCTTTTCTTTACCTAAAGGCAAAGCAAACTGCTGGGCTTCAATCATGAGagttacttacttatttattttccactttaaaaCCAAGTTCTTAACCCGTTTTTcctcatttgttgtttttaaaaaaggttttgtTGTGACGATATTATAGTACTTAGGATTCAGCATCCCGTTTAAATAAATAGTTGTGTTTTACCCTTACTAATTGTAATGATTATATGTTATTTTGTGGGAAATGGTGAAAAATTGTTTTAGGGGTGGGTCTTTCAGATAATGAATTTACCTTTTTGTGTAATAGGTCTCTGCTTTTCATAAGCCCGCAATTTCCCGATGGTCCGACAAGAAAGATCCCAAATTGCATTTGGGAAGTGTCAAGGAAAATAAGCTTTCTCTctaaaaagaagaataatttcAATTACTCCTCAGACTATCATTTTGGCCCATTAAATGCTTTCCCCATTTGCCGTGCAGGCTGACATCAGGGGCTTTGCTATCAAAGAATATTACTGTCATCTCCTTTGTTGAAACGGGCCTTCCCTCCCTAGCTCCAAGGTCGTTTTTTGTGGCCTTGGGAGGGCTCAGCTGCAGTGGAAACAACAGTACTGCTTGTATTAATGGCCTTTGGAAGAATGCAGTGTGGTTGGCCAAGGAAGAAATGCCAAGGGGTGGGCTGGGCTTCTGGGGAGTTTAGGCAGGTTCTAAATCCCTTGCTGAAGGCTGTGATTCCCTCGACTCTTGCAGGCTTCGTGCCGTACCTTAGCTGCGAGGGAACCTCCAGCGAGAACAACATGTCCCACTGTCTGAAAACCTTCCAGGAGATCACACAGCGATATAAAGACCAGCTGGAGGAATTTCACTGCTCGGTCGCCGCTGCCCCGAAACTGAAGCCCATCTGCTCTGAGGAGACGGTCCTGCGGGCCCTGCACCAGTACGAACGGCAGTACCACCCCACGAGTCTGGGTACTGGCTCCCAGAAACCAGCCCCGCTTCCCCGCCAGGCCCCAGGTCCACTGAGCTGCCCCAGGGAGCACAGAGTCCAGCACGGCTCCAAATCCCCAGGCAGCAGTGCAAAATGGAAAGGCTCAGTTTCTTAAATTGAGAAAGAAACATTTCCAGGGGGAGGGGGACACAGGTCGGGGGAGAGGGTGCTGGGAACTCAGACCCCTGGGCAGACGTTCAGACACCAGCTTCTGTCTCAGTAGGTACCTCATTTTAGttgcttcctctgtgccaggcgccATGATTTCATCAACCACccacaacaaccctctgaggttGGTACCACATTCCCTTTTCAGAGATGGGAAAGCGAGGCTTCCAGAGGTAGTGTCCTAGTCTGGggtcagacctgggtttgaagccAGCTCCTCCAGGTACCAGCTGGGTGGGAAGGGGTTTTTCACTGAATAACAACCACAATAACTGACAAAAACAACTGACGATGTGACTGTATAATGTTAATAGTCACAACAATGTTTTGCCCTCGATCATTTTTAAGGTCTAAAGACCTATAGGAAATGTGATGGACGGATTAcctttgttattattactatcattgtTTGGGGACTTTTCAGGTACACGTGCTAACTCACATGTTTCTTAGGCTTTAAAAATTTCCAAGCCATTCCAAAGAATATCTGCGTAAGAGTTTGGAATTTAGCCCAGCTCTGCAactatttgctgtgtgacctggggcaggttgcttcccctctctgggttACATACAGTTCCTTCATCAGAGCAGGGAAGGATGGACTAGGTGCTCCCTGGggtgccttccagctctgaggTTCTGGGGCTCAGTGGCCTAGTTCGATTCTTACCGGGTGAGGCAGATGGGGCAGTAATCTTTCATCTCTCAAATGTGAAATTGCCGGAGGccatccatccagccagccagAGTTGTCTGTGACCTGAAGGCAGGCTCCCGGTCCTGAGCCTGACGTGCTTTCTCATGACCTGGATGCTTCCCTTGATCCCCTTATGTAAACTGTCAAAGAGCAATGTCTGAAGCTTTTTCACTAGTCTGAGAAAGGAGCGGGATCTGTGTAGGAGCTAGAATTTGAGAATCAGACAGACACGGGTTTGAATCCCGGCCCTAccacttccttgctgtgtgaccttgggcaaatctctcCTAGCCTCTTCAGGGTCTCAGTATCCTCCATAATAAAGTGGAGAGGATAGTGGCACCAGTGTCTTACAGTTTGTGAGAGAATGACGTGAGAGATGATATCGAAACCCCTTACCGAGGTGCTGGCACCCAGAATGTAGAGGCCAAGGGGCTCCCCTGGGGCTCACTGTTGGGATGCCAGCTAACTTGAGAGCACTGCCCACCCTGTGGCTTCTCAAAGCCCTCAGGGAGCATGGTGTCTTTTTACAGAATGCAAGTACGTAAAGAAACCTCTCCAGGAGCCTCCGATCCCTGGCTGGGCGGGCTACCTGCCGAGAGCCAGGGTCACTGAATTAGGCTGCGCCACACGGTACACTGTCATGGCCAGAAACTGCTACAAGGACTTCCTGGACATCACAGAGCAGGCCAAGAGAGTGCATCTGAAGCCATATGAGGAGTGAGTCTGGCCTGGGGTGTAACCGCAGGTGACAGG
This is a stretch of genomic DNA from Equus caballus isolate H_3958 breed thoroughbred chromosome 1, TB-T2T, whole genome shotgun sequence. It encodes these proteins:
- the SPMIP5 gene encoding sperm-associated microtubule inner protein 5 isoform X1, whose amino-acid sequence is MESSKTFMRQLPITPGYCGFVPYLSCEGTSSENNMSHCLKTFQEITQRYKDQLEEFHCSVAAAPKLKPICSEETVLRALHQYERQYHPTSLECKYVKKPLQEPPIPGWAGYLPRARVTELGCATRYTVMARNCYKDFLDITEQAKRVHLKPYEEIYRVKSTQPPPAPPKILQHEGLLPKYPDFSVPSGSCPALGKPLIEDPSPPVTYGSTDRPNLSRSRKIYLEPLSSAKYAEG
- the SPMIP5 gene encoding sperm-associated microtubule inner protein 5 isoform X2, whose translation is MESSKTFMRQLPITPGYCGFVPYLSCEGTSSENNMSHCLKTFQEITQRYKDQLEEFHCSVAAAPKLKPICSEETVLRALHQYERQYHPTSLECKYVKKPLQEPPIPGWAGYLPRARVTELGCATRYTVMARNCYKDFLDITEQAKRVHLKPYEEIYRVKSTQPPPAPPKILQHEGLLPKYPDFSVPRSYRGSLLKSLANSFGTNLLNMA
- the SPMIP5 gene encoding sperm-associated microtubule inner protein 5 isoform X3 → MSHCLKTFQEITQRYKDQLEEFHCSVAAAPKLKPICSEETVLRALHQYERQYHPTSLECKYVKKPLQEPPIPGWAGYLPRARVTELGCATRYTVMARNCYKDFLDITEQAKRVHLKPYEEIYRVKSTQPPPAPPKILQHEGLLPKYPDFSVPSGSCPALGKPLIEDPSPPVTYGSTDRPNLSRSRKIYLEPLSSAKYAEG